The Vibrio orientalis CIP 102891 = ATCC 33934 genome segment CGGTTATCCACAGAATCTGTGGATAAGATCTTTAATCCTTTGTTCATGGAACAAAAGATCGGCCAGATTATTGTGATCTAACCAAGATCTTGCCCTCATTGTTGATGCAATTTCTTACAGTCAGTCTTAGGGAAAGTGTAATGGAAATAGAGAGCATGACGAAAATCGCCACCATGATCATTATCTGATATTTGATGGCAACAATTGGGCTAGCACCACCGAGGATTTGGCCTGTCATCATCCCTGGTAGCGTGACAAGTCCGCTGGTGGTCATGGTTGCTAGGGTTGGGGCGAGAGAGCGCTGAATGGCTTCTCTAACAAAAGGTAAGGTGGCGTATTCTTTAGACGCTCCTAAAGAAATTGCCGCTTCATATTCTCCTTGTCTCTCTTTTAACGCACTAAAAAAGTGTTGTAATGAGACGATATTGCCACTCATTGAGTTGCCAAGCAGCATGCCAGCTAACGGAATTAAATATTGAGCATTATAGAGTGGACTTGGCTGAATAATGACAAGAGTAATCAGCGTTAAGACGGGAAACAGCCCTAAGAATAGACCGACGACAACCGGCATGATCATCGGTTTTCTTGGCAGTTTTGCCTTCGAAATGATCGCACTCGCGCCAATTAGCATCATGAGTGCAATCCAAACGATATTGATGGTGAAACTGTTGAGAGTAAACAGGTACTCAAGGTAGACACCGACCAATAGTAATTGCAGCGTCATTCGGCCAACACTCAGAAAAATTTCTTTACTGATTCTGAGCTGGTAAACACGACTAATGGCGAGAGGAATCGCTAACAAACTGAAAAATAACGCCAATGTTAGCCAAGGTATATCGACCACACTTTCCATAAATCCTCCCGAGAACAATCAGTGTATTGTACTGATTATTGTCGTAGAGTCACCATGCCTTAGTTTTGAAAAAATGATGATTTGTCCTCACATCTGGAAACAAATTAGTTACAAATGGGCTAAAATTAGCACGTAATATCTGTGCCTCTAAAGTGGTAGATGTTACAGTTGTTAAGTTGGGGTTGTGATAAATGGTGGTTTTTTGCTGTCATTTATCTGTTAATAATCGTTCATAAAAATTGGTTTATTTACACATAAAATTGTAATTAAACACAACTCTGGATGAGCTCAAAAAAGTGTTGAATAACAATGACAGATGGGTCGGAATTGATTGAACCCTACTTATAGTATGGTCTAACATTTCTACTTAGAGATAGAAGAAATTTAGCTCAATCATAAGAGCTATCCAAATAACACTAGATACAAAATAGGCAAATGTATGAGTGATGTTAATAAAATCGAGAGTGGTGAAAAACGCTCTTTGGAGTGGAAGTCATTCCTCTTCATCGCGGTCGTTCTCTTCCCTGTGTTGAGTGTGGCATTTGTTGGTGGTTACGGATTCCTTGTATGGGCAATGCAAGTGTTCTTCTTTGGACCTCCAGGTGCACACGGCATGTAAGCCGTGAGCTCATTTCCACATTTTTGAACAGATTTTAAGAGAGCAAACTATGAAATCATTTATCATCAAGCTGTGGCGTACAATGACGCGCCCTGCAGTTCATATCAGCCTTGGTGTGCTGACTATGGGCGGCTTTATTGCTGGTGTTATTTTCTGGGGTGGCTTTAACACAGCACTGGAAGCGACCAACACAGAAGAGTTTTGTATCAGCTGTCACACAATGCGTGACAACGTATACGTTGAACTACAAGAAACCGTTCACTGGAAAAACCACTCTGGTGTACGTGCTACGTGTCCTGATTGTCACGTTCCTCATAACTGGACAGATAAAATTGCACGTAAGATGCAGGCATCCAAAGAAGTATTCGCTCAAGTATTTGGTAACTACGATGAACCAGGAGTGTTTGAAGAGCGCCGTATCGAACTTGCTAAACACGAATGGGACCGTTTCTCCGCGAACAAGTCTCTAGAGTGTAAAAACTGTCACAACTACGAATCTATGGATTTCGAGCAAATGTCTCCTACTGCTCGCATCCAAATGAAGCAAGCGGCTGAGAAAGATCAAAGCTGTGTTGACTGTCACAAAGGTATCGCACACAAACTTCCAGCTGGCATGGACAGCATCGGCGGTATCGTTGGCGATCTTGAAGGTCTAGCTTCGAACACCAAATACGATGTTGGTCAAACGCTAGTGAGCGTGCGTCATCTACCTATTTACTTCGATGCTGAAGGTAAGACTGAAGCGGGTCTACTTAACCCTGCGTCTTCAGTAACAGTGATTGCTGACAAAGGCGATTATGCTGAGATCGAAATTGACGGTTGGCGTAAAGCGAAAGGCTTTGGTCGTGTAATCCAAGAAGACTTTGGTAAGAACATTGCAGTTGCTTCTCTACTTAAAGAAGCGTCAACAGACAGTAATGTTGTTACAACTGGCGAGAAAAAAGTGGATGAGCTAACAGGTCTTCCATGGGAAAAAGTGGCGGCGAAAGTATGGATCAAGAAAGAATCTATGCTAAACGACATTACGCCTGTATGGGAAAAATCAGCTGAAGCATACAAAACTAACTGTTCAGTATGTCACACACAGCCTGACGAAGCGCACTTCGATGCGAATACATGGCCTGGTATGTTTGACGGTATGCTTGCATTCGTTAACCTAGATACAGACAGCGAAGCACTGATCTTGAAGTACCTACAGAAGCACTCTTCAGATTATGCTGAAGGCCACCACTAATAAGCGTCGGATTGGAGTAAATTAAATGGCTATTTCACGAAGAAGTTTTCTTAAAGGTGTTGCGACGACAAGTGCAGCATCAGTAATCGGTCCAAGCTTATTGGCATCAGCATCTGCAAGTGCAGCTGAGTCTACAGGTACTTGGAAGGTTTCAGGTTCACACTGGGGCGCGTTCCGCGCCCACATCTACGCGGGTAAAGTTCAAGAGATCAAAGCGCTTGAGCTAGATAAAAACCCAACAGAGATGTTGAACGGTATTAAAGGCATTATCTACAGTCCATCACGTGTTCGTTACCCTATGGTACGTCTAGATTGGCTGAAAAAGCACAAGTACAGCGCAGATACACGCGGTGACAACCGTTTTATCCGTGTAACTTGGGATGAAGCACTTGACCTGTTCTACCGTGAACTAGAACGTGTTCAAAAAGATTACGGTCCATGGGCTCTACACGCTGGTCAAACAGGTTGGAACCAGACTGGTGCATTCAACAACTGTACAGCTCACATGCAGCGTGCTGTTGGTATGCATGGTAACTTCATCACTAAAGTGGGTGACTACTCAACTGGTGCTGGTCAAACAATCCTGCCTTACGTTCTAGGTTCTACCGAAGTATACGCGCAAGGTACTTCGTGGTCTGAAATCCTAGAAAACGCAGACAACATCGTTCTTTGGGCAAACGACCCAGTGAAGAACCTGCAAGTAGGTTGGAACTGTGAAACGCACGAATCTTTTGACTACCTTGCTCAACTAAAAGAGAAAGTAGCAAAAGGTGAGATCAACGTACTTTCTGTTGACCCAGTTAAGAACAAGACTCAGCGTTACCTAGAGAATGACCACCTGTACATCAACCCGCTAACAGACGTAGCATTTATGCTGGCTGTAGCGCACGTGCTGTACAACGAAGACCTATATGACAAGAAGTTCATCGACACTTACTGTCTTGGCTTCAATGAGTTCATCCAGTACGTTCAGGGTGAGACTAAAGATAAAGTTGTTAAGACACCTGAATGGGCTGCTGAGATCTGTGGCGTTAAAGCTGACAAGATCCGCGAATTTGCTCGTATGCTTGTAAACGGCCGTACACAGATCCTGATGGGTTGGTGTATTCAGCGCCAAGAACACGGTGAGCAGCCATACTGGGCAGCCGCAGTTGTTGCAGCAATGGTTGGTCAAATCGGTCTACCTGGCGGTGGTATCTCTTACGGTCACCACTACTCAAGTATCGGTGTTCCTTCAACTGGTTTTGCTGGCCCTGGTGGTTTCCCACGTAACCTAGATACAGGTATGAAGCCAAAATGGGATAACAACGACTTTAACGGCTACAGCCGCACTATCCCTGTTGCGCGTTGGATCGACTGTCTACTAGAACCAGGTAAAGAGATCCGTTACAACGGCGGCAAAGTGAAACTGCCTGACTTCAAGATGATGGTTATCTCGGGCAACAACCCTTGGCACCACCACCAAGATCGTAACCGCATGAAGAAAGCATTCAAGAAGCTTCAGACTGTTGTAACGGTTGAGTTTGCTTGGACTGCAACGTGTCGTTTCTCTGATATCGTTCTTCCTGCATGTACTCAGTGGGAACGTAACGACATCGATGTTTACGGTTCATACTCAAGCAAAGGTTTGATCGCGATGCACCGCTTAGTGGATCCTCTGTTCCAATCTAAGCCTGACTTCCAGATCATGAGTGAACTGACTCAACGTTTCGGCCGTCGTGATGAATACACACGTGGTATGAGCGAAATGGAGTGGATCGAAAGCCTATACAATGACTGTCGTGCTTCAAACAAAGGTAAGTTCGAGATGCCAGAATTCAACGAGTTCTGGGAGAAGAGCGTACTAGACTTCGGTCAAGGTAAGCCTTGGGTTCGTCACGCTGACTTCCGTCAAGATCCAGAAATCAACCCACTGGGTACACCTTCTGGTTTCATCGAGATCACTTCTCGTAAGATCGGTCGTTACGGTTACGAACACTGTCAAGAACACCCTATGTGGTTCGAGAAGTCTGAACGTTCTCACGGTGGTCCTGGTTCTGACAAACACCCATACTGGCTGCAATCTTGTCACCCAGACAAGCGTCTGCACTCTCAGATGTGTGAATCAGAAGAGTTCCGTGCAACTTACGCTGTTCAAGGTCGTGAGCCTGTATACATCAACCCAGTTGATGCGAAAGCGAAAGGCATTAAAGATGGTGACCTAGTACGCGTATTCAACGACCGTGGTCAGCTTCTAGCGGGCGCAGTTGTGACTGATAGCTACCCACGCGGTGTTATCCGTATTGAAGAAGGCGCATGGTACGGTCCCCTGAATGAAAAAGAAGGCGCTATCTGTACTTACGGCGATCCAAATACGCTGACTCAAGATATTGGTTCTTCTGAGCTAGCTCAGGCGACGTCTGCGAACACATGTATCGTAGATTTCGAGAAGTTCACTGGGAAAGTACCACCAGTCACTTCATTCGGTGGTCCAATCGAAGTCGCGTAATCCTACGCAGTTGAATGAAAATACCAGCCAAAAGGCTGGTATTTTTTTATCTTAAGGAAAAGCGATTCCATATTTCTTCCTTAGTGCTTCCATCTGAGCCTCTCCATGTTGTTTAAAGTAGCGGTTTAATGCATTGACGATCTCTTGTGCTTGAGGGTGAGTTCTTCTTACAGCGACATGCACCGGTGAAGAGTCTAAAAACTTACGGCTGAAATGGAGCTGCTCGGCCCCAACTCCCATCTCTTTTATTGTCCAGCGACCGACAATCTCATCGGTAACCAGTACATCTGCACGTGAAGAAAGCAGCAAGCGGATACTATTTGGTAGATCGATAGAGATAACGCGGTACATATGTTGGTACTCAAGCAGTTCGGCTGCGTACGCATAGCCATTAATCATAGCGACACGCTTTTCTCTAAAGTCTTCAATAGAGTGATATTCAAAGTTAAGTTCGATGGGGGAGACAACTGCCATTTGGTTATACATATATGGCTCAGTAAATAGGTAGTCTTGTTCCCTTTTCGGTGTCTTCCATATCGCAACAATGATGTCGTTCTTCCCCCTTAGGGTTTCTTTAAGAATCCTAGCCCAAGGTTTTTCTACGAACTTAACTTGGTATCCAGCCCGAGTCAGTCCTTCTATCACAAGGTCATGTGCAATGCCGCGTCCTTGCGGTGCCTCCATGATAAATGGAGGCCAAGCCGTCTGCGCGACACGCAGGACTGAAGCGTAACTAGGGATAGATAAAGCATAAAAAAACAGTATGCCAAAGAGGATATAGCTGCGGATAGACACCTTACCTTCCTTTATAAAGACGCTATTAGAAAGTGTAGCCGAACGTAAAAAAGACAAGAGTTTTTAGTTAAGTCTCATTTATCGAGAAAATGAATGAACTTTTTTTGTTATCTGTAAACACTGTGTGAGTTTAGGTGTTTTTATGAATTTAACGAAAACGGTGTGATTTCATTCACTTTATTTGAGTGTTTTTGCTTGTTTATTGTCCGTATTTGCGTGGTTTTTAGAAATTTGCACCTCTTCCTCCGTTTGTTTATTAGGTATTTTTTGATCGTTTTATTTGTCAATCATTGGTTGTGGGAATAATTTCAGCAACCAGGGCAAGCCGGTGGAACTGGCGCTCATAAATAAAAATTTATAGGAACAAATAAAAATGAAAAAGACAGTATTAGCAGTAGCTCTTTCACTTGTTGCTGGATCTGCAATCGCAGCAGACGTAAACCAAGACGTTTCAGAACGTGCTCGTGAATCAATCATTGACCTGATCCTTTCTGGTGAAGAGTTCTCTGTTGGTGGTCAAATTGCAGCCGGTGGTTACTACCAAGAAGGCCGTGAAAACGCGAAAGGCGAAAAAGAAGAATTCTTCAATGATGGCGTAACGGGTTTCGACCTATTCATCAACTACCAGAAGGGTAACGTACTTGGTCAGTTCGCAGGTGAATTCGACCTAGCAGACAACTACTCTTCTATGGACGCTTCATTCACAGTTATCGATACTTGGGTTGGTTACAAAACAGGTTTCGGTGTCGCTTCTATCGGTTACGCAGCGGACTCTGCTCTAGACGCAGTAGACGGCGCAGCTGACCTGACAGTTGAATTCGGTGCTTCTGCATCAGACGCTTCAGACGTTAACCAAGTGGTTAAGTTTGAAGGTATCAAAGAAGGCTTCAAATACGGCGTATCTTACTACGGTGACCGTGAAGCAAACTCTAACGGCCAAAAAGGCTTCAACGGCTACGTTGGCTTCCAAAACGACAACTTCCAAGTTAACGCTGGTTACGAGAACAACGACGAAGACAACAACGAAGACGGCATTGAGCAAATCATGCTAGTAAACGGTGTGGCTTACTTCGGTGACTTCGCTGTAGGTGCAAACGTTGCTCAGCACGAAAACTTCGCAGGTCAAGATTCAATGCTTGTAAGCACATCTGTTGGTTACACAATGGATAAACTATACCTAGCGGCTGGTTACGCGAACCAAGAAGCATACGTTTCTTCTGAAGCAGATACAGAGTGGGTTAACTTCGGTGCAACTTACCAGTTCACTAAGAAGACATCTGCACTTGTAGACTTCAAAGTTGATCTAACTGACGACAACGGCAGCGATGATCTAGCAGCATTCTTCAAGCTAGCTTACGACTTCTAATCGCCTTAAGGCTCTGTAAAAGACGGCCTGCATTGCAGGCCGTCTAATTTTAAAGCAGGATGCTTTGCGCAATAATCCACTGCCTTTTTTGCCCTCCGGAGATGGAGGGCTTTTTCGTTTTTAACCGGCGAGTTTTGCCGGGCACCATCGCTCGATAGTCTGTCTGGAAGTCATCGAAATCTTACTGGCTAACTGGCGGTTAGAAAAAACGGTGCGCTCCATTTTCTCATCTATTCGTTGATCATTGCTTAAATGACAAAAAGACATGATCGAATGAATGGCGTACTTAGGGTTACTTAGAAACTGCTCATACTGAATGGTCAGCATGTTGGCATTGACTCGCGCCTGTTCTTCTTTTGTTGTCGTTAAGATCTTATTCAGTTGGAATGCCGTTCCTGCTACAGGGTTTTTCGCAATCGCGTTATAGGTGTTGATCTCTTTAGTAGAATAAGCACCGCGCCACCATAATTGTTGTGTTCCTTGTTCTTGCCAGAATTTAGTATTCAAAAGCGAAGTTACAGTGGCGGTCGGTTCTCGGACAATATTAATGAAGTAGGCATCTGGGAAGATACTGTGAAGATACTCTAGACGGGCTGGGCCTGTGAGTTTCAAGGCAAGGCGTTGTTTACCTTGTAGCGTCAGCATCTCATCGAAAGTTCTACGTATTGTTTGCTTTTCTACTTCAGATGCACGCTTGTACAACAAAAAATCTCGGCTAAAGTCGATATCGCTGCGTGTCATTTTCTGCCATAAACTCCATGATTCGGCAGGTCTTGGCACAATGTTATTTAACAAAGCGGTTCTTTGGTATTGGGCTTTCTCTCCTCGAATTGACCAAAAATCATTATTACTCAATCGTGACAGCGCAGAAAACCAAGGCAGGTTTGGGTACCACTCTGTGTAATTAGTTGGGCCACCAAGAAGGGGATGCGCGAACAATATCTCGGAAACGATGGTTGAGCCTGAACGCCCAGGACTAATTACAATAATTGGTCTTTCTAAACGTTTCATAGTGATTCCTTCATTCGACTTTTACAGTAAAAAGCAATTGATGTACCAGCTTTTAAATCCCCAAGTTTCATTAACTTACTTGGCTCGTGTCGGCTATTCTCAATTTGCTTCTCAGATTGATTTGAAAAACGTGACCACGGTAAAAAAGTGCGTTATAGAGCAAATAGACAATAACTTTGCACAGTGCTTTAATTGGCAAATCATCAAGTCGTTGAGTGCCTTACAGTGAGAAGTATCCAGTTAGAGAATGAACGCAGCCTGTTGATTACCAATAGTGACCTTGGCGTGAGCGTTTTTAAGAATGAGGCAACCTTTTCTTATCGAGGGTTATCGAATCCGTCCATCGATGACGATTATCTACTTTTTCAAACTGAATTTGATTTTGAAAGACAAGCGACATTATTAGGCGATGGCTTCCAAATGCTGGCTCAGACAACAGGAACCTGTGAGTCGCCGATTGAGGTTGGTCGCTGTCCTGACAACAGTTCGAGTTATCGAATTTATCCTTCGCAAGCGTCTAAGCGATACTATAACTATCTAGTGATAGAAGATTCACTTGGCTACGCGTTGTTCGGCTTTACCTCTTGCCACCGTTTTGCGGGCTACTTTACCGTGAGTGAAAGGGATGGGAAGTTACAGGTTAACGCGTGTATTGATGGCGAAAATACTCACCCACAAGATTGGGCGACGAGCCAGCTTGAATCGGTGGTAGCATTGCGCGGCGAGTCTTTATCTGAACTCTACACTGAGTTTAGCGACTATATTCAAGCTCATCATTCAGCGCGTCGCGGTGTTAAACAGCCCGCACCATTAGGTTGGTGCTCTTGGTACGCTTATTATGCTGAGGTCACTGAGCGTAATATTGAAGAAAATGTTGAGTATATGGCAGCGAACTTAAAACAGTTTGATTACGCCTTGCTTGATGATGGTTACCAAGCCTTTATGGGGGATTGGTTGACGCCTTCCGATAAGTTCCCATCGGGTATTAAGTCGGTAGTGACTGAAATTAAGTCTCGTGGCAAAAAGCCGGCGATCTGGATGGCACCGTTTATTGCTCAGCCTGAATCTGAAATATTTAAGCACCACCCTGAATGGTTCGTGCGCCATGCTGATGGCAGTTTGCTTAAAGCAGAAGATATCACTTATGCCGGTTGGCGTTGTACACCATGGTACATCTTAGATACCACCAATATTGATGTTCAAGAGCATCTCACGCATGTGGTTAAGACAATGCGAGAAGAGTGGGGTGTTGAGCTGTTCAAACTCGATGCCAATTACTGGGGCGCATTGAAAGGGGTTCGTAGCGTATCCGGCGTGACAGGAGTAGAAGCGTACCGAATTGGCATGCAAGCGATCGCGAAAGGTGCAGGTGATGCATTGATACTCGGTTGTAATGCACCCATGTGGCCATCACTCGGGCTTGTCGATGCAATGCGCGTCTCTGACGATGTTGAACGTTGTGGTAGCCGATTTGAACAAATTGCCAAAGAGACCTTTTACCGCAGCTGGCAACATCGCAAGCTTTGGCAAATAGACCCTGATTGTGCCACGTTTGTCTCTCTA includes the following:
- a CDS encoding ABC transporter permease, producing MESVVDIPWLTLALFFSLLAIPLAISRVYQLRISKEIFLSVGRMTLQLLLVGVYLEYLFTLNSFTINIVWIALMMLIGASAIISKAKLPRKPMIMPVVVGLFLGLFPVLTLITLVIIQPSPLYNAQYLIPLAGMLLGNSMSGNIVSLQHFFSALKERQGEYEAAISLGASKEYATLPFVREAIQRSLAPTLATMTTSGLVTLPGMMTGQILGGASPIVAIKYQIMIMVAIFVMLSISITLSLRLTVRNCINNEGKILVRSQ
- the torE gene encoding trimethylamine N-oxide reductase system protein TorE; this encodes MSDVNKIESGEKRSLEWKSFLFIAVVLFPVLSVAFVGGYGFLVWAMQVFFFGPPGAHGM
- the torC gene encoding pentaheme c-type cytochrome TorC: MKSFIIKLWRTMTRPAVHISLGVLTMGGFIAGVIFWGGFNTALEATNTEEFCISCHTMRDNVYVELQETVHWKNHSGVRATCPDCHVPHNWTDKIARKMQASKEVFAQVFGNYDEPGVFEERRIELAKHEWDRFSANKSLECKNCHNYESMDFEQMSPTARIQMKQAAEKDQSCVDCHKGIAHKLPAGMDSIGGIVGDLEGLASNTKYDVGQTLVSVRHLPIYFDAEGKTEAGLLNPASSVTVIADKGDYAEIEIDGWRKAKGFGRVIQEDFGKNIAVASLLKEASTDSNVVTTGEKKVDELTGLPWEKVAAKVWIKKESMLNDITPVWEKSAEAYKTNCSVCHTQPDEAHFDANTWPGMFDGMLAFVNLDTDSEALILKYLQKHSSDYAEGHH
- the torA gene encoding trimethylamine-N-oxide reductase TorA; translation: MAISRRSFLKGVATTSAASVIGPSLLASASASAAESTGTWKVSGSHWGAFRAHIYAGKVQEIKALELDKNPTEMLNGIKGIIYSPSRVRYPMVRLDWLKKHKYSADTRGDNRFIRVTWDEALDLFYRELERVQKDYGPWALHAGQTGWNQTGAFNNCTAHMQRAVGMHGNFITKVGDYSTGAGQTILPYVLGSTEVYAQGTSWSEILENADNIVLWANDPVKNLQVGWNCETHESFDYLAQLKEKVAKGEINVLSVDPVKNKTQRYLENDHLYINPLTDVAFMLAVAHVLYNEDLYDKKFIDTYCLGFNEFIQYVQGETKDKVVKTPEWAAEICGVKADKIREFARMLVNGRTQILMGWCIQRQEHGEQPYWAAAVVAAMVGQIGLPGGGISYGHHYSSIGVPSTGFAGPGGFPRNLDTGMKPKWDNNDFNGYSRTIPVARWIDCLLEPGKEIRYNGGKVKLPDFKMMVISGNNPWHHHQDRNRMKKAFKKLQTVVTVEFAWTATCRFSDIVLPACTQWERNDIDVYGSYSSKGLIAMHRLVDPLFQSKPDFQIMSELTQRFGRRDEYTRGMSEMEWIESLYNDCRASNKGKFEMPEFNEFWEKSVLDFGQGKPWVRHADFRQDPEINPLGTPSGFIEITSRKIGRYGYEHCQEHPMWFEKSERSHGGPGSDKHPYWLQSCHPDKRLHSQMCESEEFRATYAVQGREPVYINPVDAKAKGIKDGDLVRVFNDRGQLLAGAVVTDSYPRGVIRIEEGAWYGPLNEKEGAICTYGDPNTLTQDIGSSELAQATSANTCIVDFEKFTGKVPPVTSFGGPIEVA
- a CDS encoding substrate-binding periplasmic protein, which translates into the protein MSIRSYILFGILFFYALSIPSYASVLRVAQTAWPPFIMEAPQGRGIAHDLVIEGLTRAGYQVKFVEKPWARILKETLRGKNDIIVAIWKTPKREQDYLFTEPYMYNQMAVVSPIELNFEYHSIEDFREKRVAMINGYAYAAELLEYQHMYRVISIDLPNSIRLLLSSRADVLVTDEIVGRWTIKEMGVGAEQLHFSRKFLDSSPVHVAVRRTHPQAQEIVNALNRYFKQHGEAQMEALRKKYGIAFP
- a CDS encoding porin — translated: MKKTVLAVALSLVAGSAIAADVNQDVSERARESIIDLILSGEEFSVGGQIAAGGYYQEGRENAKGEKEEFFNDGVTGFDLFINYQKGNVLGQFAGEFDLADNYSSMDASFTVIDTWVGYKTGFGVASIGYAADSALDAVDGAADLTVEFGASASDASDVNQVVKFEGIKEGFKYGVSYYGDREANSNGQKGFNGYVGFQNDNFQVNAGYENNDEDNNEDGIEQIMLVNGVAYFGDFAVGANVAQHENFAGQDSMLVSTSVGYTMDKLYLAAGYANQEAYVSSEADTEWVNFGATYQFTKKTSALVDFKVDLTDDNGSDDLAAFFKLAYDF
- a CDS encoding sulfotransferase, with product MKRLERPIIVISPGRSGSTIVSEILFAHPLLGGPTNYTEWYPNLPWFSALSRLSNNDFWSIRGEKAQYQRTALLNNIVPRPAESWSLWQKMTRSDIDFSRDFLLYKRASEVEKQTIRRTFDEMLTLQGKQRLALKLTGPARLEYLHSIFPDAYFINIVREPTATVTSLLNTKFWQEQGTQQLWWRGAYSTKEINTYNAIAKNPVAGTAFQLNKILTTTKEEQARVNANMLTIQYEQFLSNPKYAIHSIMSFCHLSNDQRIDEKMERTVFSNRQLASKISMTSRQTIERWCPAKLAG
- a CDS encoding glycoside hydrolase family 36 protein, whose translation is MRSIQLENERSLLITNSDLGVSVFKNEATFSYRGLSNPSIDDDYLLFQTEFDFERQATLLGDGFQMLAQTTGTCESPIEVGRCPDNSSSYRIYPSQASKRYYNYLVIEDSLGYALFGFTSCHRFAGYFTVSERDGKLQVNACIDGENTHPQDWATSQLESVVALRGESLSELYTEFSDYIQAHHSARRGVKQPAPLGWCSWYAYYAEVTERNIEENVEYMAANLKQFDYALLDDGYQAFMGDWLTPSDKFPSGIKSVVTEIKSRGKKPAIWMAPFIAQPESEIFKHHPEWFVRHADGSLLKAEDITYAGWRCTPWYILDTTNIDVQEHLTHVVKTMREEWGVELFKLDANYWGALKGVRSVSGVTGVEAYRIGMQAIAKGAGDALILGCNAPMWPSLGLVDAMRVSDDVERCGSRFEQIAKETFYRSWQHRKLWQIDPDCATFVSLPNQATERHHYEFHRDVLLACGGMLLSGDPLPELTSFAKKSLNKLALRHKNNQEAARFSALNLHHAFLPLTERNDLHCLFNYHQPAREVTLTADYPVNWYDYWSGEKLNPEPTQVYEVALESGLSSRAIITSP